Within Conexibacter woesei DSM 14684, the genomic segment CGAGTACGTGACCGCGCAGGCGGCCGCCCGGCGGGCGCAGAACGTGCTCGGGGCGCAGGCGTGCCTGGCGGGCGGCGCGCAGCTGCTGCGGCGCGAGAGCCTGGAGGCCGTCGGCGGCGAGATCGACACCGCGACGCTGGCCGAGGACACCGTCACGACGCTCGGCGTCCAGCTCGCCGGCGGGCGCGTCGTGTTCGAGCCGTACGCGATCGTGTGGGCGGAGGAGCCGCGCACGGTCACCGGGCTGTGGAAGCAGCGGCTGCGCTGGGGGCGCGGCAACGTACAGGTGACGCGCCGCTTCCGCGGGGTCTGGCTGCATCGCGGTAGCGGCAGCCTCGGCGGCGTCGGCTTCGCGCTGATCTGGTTCTCGGTCTTCCTGATGCCCGTCTTCATGGTGACCTCCTCGGCCGCGCTCGTGACGCTGTGGGCGATCGACAGAGGGCAGTCGATCGAGGTCTTCCGCACGCTGTGGTTCCTCAACGTCGTGACGTACCTGTTCGTGACGCTGTCGAGCTTCTCGATCGACGCCGCGACGGCGCGGAGGACGTGGCGCGAAGGGCTGCTGTTCCCCGGCGTCGTCTCGCTGCTGATCATCCTCTACGCGCTCTACCCGCCGCTGTTCGACGACACGATCGCCGGTTGGCTGCGCGACGCCGGGGTCGACCCCGGCGACGGCCTCGCGACGGGCGTGCTGCTGTTCACCTACGTGTGGCTGTCGGCGTCGATGCTCGCGGCGTGGCTGGTGAAGCTGCTCGACGCGCGCTTCGGCCGGCGCGTGCGGTGGGTCGTCGCGCCGCTCGTCTACGTCGTCGGCTATGGCCCGCTGCTCTGCGCGATCACCGCCGCCGCGTACGTGAAGGAGGCGCGCGGCGCCGCGATGACGTGGGACAAGACGGAGAAGACCGGCGCCGTCGGAGAGCTGACGTGAGCGAGCCGCCGCTCGACGCCGCCGAGCTGGAGGCGCGCGAGCAGGACCGCGCCGAGCGCCGTCTGTTCTGGCGCCAGCTCGGGCTCGTGATCCTGATCGCGGTCGTCGTCGCGCTGCGGCTGTGGCTGGTGTGAGCGGCCGCCGCGCGGCGCGAACGGGTAGCTTCATGGGCCATGGGCCCGTGGTTGATCTGGCTGATGCGGCTGCTGCGCAACAAGCGCTTCCGCTCGTGGCTGCTCGCGACCGCGGGGCCGAGAGCGCTCGCGCTGTTCATGGTGTGGTTGGAGCGGGTCCGCC encodes:
- a CDS encoding glycosyltransferase, with product MDAVASPILIALVLAGAIPLVAGCYQFLLAGLHTFRVRTPRAACYPRVALVIPAWNEAAVIGRTLDRLLALEYPGDRLRIYVVDDASTDATPELVRAKAEEHPGRIFHLRRERGGEGKAHTINHGLRTIRAEGWYEAVLVIDADVIFTPPSLRWMTRHLADPGVGAVTGYIKEGSRPGSWMTRFVAFEYVTAQAAARRAQNVLGAQACLAGGAQLLRRESLEAVGGEIDTATLAEDTVTTLGVQLAGGRVVFEPYAIVWAEEPRTVTGLWKQRLRWGRGNVQVTRRFRGVWLHRGSGSLGGVGFALIWFSVFLMPVFMVTSSAALVTLWAIDRGQSIEVFRTLWFLNVVTYLFVTLSSFSIDAATARRTWREGLLFPGVVSLLIILYALYPPLFDDTIAGWLRDAGVDPGDGLATGVLLFTYVWLSASMLAAWLVKLLDARFGRRVRWVVAPLVYVVGYGPLLCAITAAAYVKEARGAAMTWDKTEKTGAVGELT